One region of Dokdonia sp. 4H-3-7-5 genomic DNA includes:
- a CDS encoding dipeptidyl-peptidase 3 family protein, which yields MSHKGLYALAIAAILAVGCGEENKDDNAFAKAETTTADFDFTVGQFADIKILRYQIPGFEDLTLKEQKLVYYMTQAGLAGRDIMWAQNYRHNLEIRNALETIYTSDKVGKTGEEWEQFETFMKRVWFANGIHHHYSNAKMKPDFSQDYLKQLLAESGATLEGEAFEVLFNDKDSKKVNLAKDVDIVLESAINFYGPDVTTAEAEAFYDAIKVDENEPIEKGLNTRLVKENGKLVEQVYKSGGLYGEAIDNIIGWLEKAQTVAENEQQGKALGLLIEYYKTGSLDTWDDYCIAWATSTEGNIDWINGFIEVYNDPKGYKGSYETVVQIKDFDMSKKMAALSVDAQWFEDNSPLMPEHKKKEVKGVSYKTVIVAGEAGDASPSTPIGVNLPNNNWIRQTHGSKSVSLGNIINAYNNAGGSGRLKEFAHDAEEVELEEQYGQLGDKLHTALHEVVGHASGQINKGVGTPKETLKRYKSTIEEGRADLFGLYYLMDPKLQEIGLVEDWEKTGMAAYDGYIRNGLMTQLIRLELGDNVEEAHMVNRQWVSAWAFERGAKENVIEKVTRDGKTYFNITDYTKLRAIFGELLRETQRITSEGDYEAAKALVENYGVIVDQDIHKEVLARNSQFKSAPYSGFVNPVIVPQMEGEEITGFTIEQPESFENQMLDYSSKYGHLD from the coding sequence ATGAGTCACAAAGGATTATACGCGCTAGCAATTGCAGCGATTCTCGCAGTAGGATGTGGAGAAGAAAATAAGGATGATAACGCTTTCGCGAAAGCGGAAACAACAACCGCAGATTTTGATTTTACAGTTGGCCAGTTTGCCGATATTAAGATATTACGTTACCAAATTCCAGGTTTTGAAGACCTAACACTTAAGGAGCAAAAGCTGGTGTATTACATGACACAAGCAGGACTTGCAGGTCGTGATATTATGTGGGCTCAAAACTACCGTCATAATCTTGAGATTAGGAATGCGTTAGAGACGATTTATACATCTGATAAAGTTGGAAAAACAGGAGAAGAGTGGGAGCAGTTTGAAACATTCATGAAGCGAGTATGGTTTGCAAATGGTATACACCACCATTATAGTAATGCTAAGATGAAGCCAGATTTTTCTCAAGATTACTTAAAGCAACTACTTGCTGAAAGTGGAGCAACACTAGAAGGTGAAGCTTTTGAAGTACTCTTTAATGATAAGGACAGCAAGAAAGTAAACCTAGCCAAAGATGTTGATATCGTTCTAGAAAGCGCGATTAACTTTTATGGACCAGATGTAACTACAGCAGAGGCAGAAGCATTTTATGATGCAATTAAAGTAGATGAAAATGAGCCTATAGAAAAAGGACTCAATACACGCCTTGTAAAAGAAAACGGTAAACTTGTAGAACAAGTTTACAAGAGTGGAGGATTATATGGCGAGGCTATAGATAATATAATCGGTTGGTTAGAAAAAGCACAAACCGTTGCCGAAAATGAGCAGCAAGGAAAAGCTTTAGGATTGCTTATTGAATATTACAAGACGGGAAGCCTTGATACTTGGGATGATTACTGTATCGCATGGGCAACCTCTACAGAAGGAAATATAGATTGGATTAACGGATTTATAGAAGTGTATAATGACCCTAAAGGGTATAAGGGTTCTTATGAGACTGTAGTTCAAATTAAAGATTTTGACATGTCAAAAAAGATGGCAGCACTATCTGTAGATGCACAGTGGTTTGAGGATAACTCACCATTAATGCCTGAGCATAAGAAGAAGGAAGTAAAAGGAGTTTCTTATAAGACAGTGATTGTAGCAGGAGAAGCTGGAGATGCCTCACCATCTACACCTATAGGTGTAAACTTGCCTAACAATAACTGGATACGCCAGACGCATGGTAGTAAATCGGTTTCTCTAGGTAACATAATCAATGCTTACAACAATGCTGGTGGATCTGGACGTCTTAAGGAGTTTGCACATGATGCAGAGGAAGTTGAGCTAGAAGAGCAATATGGTCAGCTGGGCGATAAGTTGCACACTGCTTTGCACGAAGTTGTAGGTCATGCTTCTGGACAGATTAACAAAGGAGTAGGAACTCCTAAGGAAACTCTTAAACGTTATAAGTCTACTATAGAAGAAGGTCGCGCAGATCTTTTTGGGCTGTATTACCTTATGGATCCAAAACTTCAAGAAATAGGACTGGTAGAAGACTGGGAAAAAACAGGAATGGCTGCATATGATGGTTATATCCGTAATGGTTTGATGACACAGCTTATACGTCTTGAATTAGGAGATAATGTAGAAGAAGCACACATGGTAAATCGCCAGTGGGTAAGTGCATGGGCTTTTGAGCGTGGTGCAAAAGAAAATGTTATTGAAAAAGTAACTCGTGATGGTAAGACCTACTTTAATATCACAGATTATACGAAGCTTCGTGCAATCTTTGGAGAATTACTAAGAGAGACGCAGCGTATTACTTCAGAGGGAGATTACGAAGCTGCAAAAGCTCTTGTTGAAAATTATGGGGTGATTGTAGATCAGGATATCCATAAGGAAGTGCTGGCTCGTAATAGCCAATTCAAAAGTGCTCCATACAGTGGTTTTGTAAACCCTGTAATCGTTCCGCAAATGGAAGGTGAGGAAATTACTGGCTTTACTATAGAACAACCAGAAAGCTTCGAAAATCAAATGCTTGACTATTCTAGCAAATACGGTCATTTAGATTAA
- a CDS encoding SRPBCC family protein, whose translation MKFLKFLLFVILIVVIAGAIYFGTQDGTYQIEASREINAPREVVYDIVNEYKTWEEWGPWKKEEPTMVFNYADKTSGEGASYSWQGEVDGSMTTTEAVPGISLKQDMTLQTPGGERKPEVYWTFETTEQLATIATWGIKGEHTLMDKVYFAFTGMDFEADMQEMYEQGLTGLEAAAREEIGKYNVNIDGITQYSGGFYLYRTTSAKAPSVPTIMSQNYNGISTFMSENNIAVTGMPFTIYNETFPNGDVIMTNALPVREKIIVAGDTNVFSGYMPTVTAVKVTLVGNYINLGEAWSTAMKHVQDKGYTLSNEKPFEVYVTDPQDHPNPADWITEIYVPIEDLK comes from the coding sequence ATGAAATTTTTAAAATTTTTACTCTTCGTTATTCTTATTGTTGTTATTGCTGGAGCAATATACTTTGGCACTCAAGATGGCACTTATCAAATAGAAGCCTCTAGAGAGATTAATGCGCCAAGAGAGGTGGTTTACGATATTGTAAACGAGTACAAAACATGGGAAGAATGGGGTCCTTGGAAGAAGGAAGAGCCTACTATGGTTTTTAATTATGCTGATAAAACATCTGGAGAAGGAGCTTCATACAGCTGGCAAGGTGAAGTGGACGGAAGCATGACTACTACAGAAGCTGTTCCTGGCATTTCACTAAAACAAGATATGACGCTGCAAACACCAGGAGGTGAACGCAAACCTGAGGTGTACTGGACATTTGAAACTACAGAACAACTTGCTACCATAGCAACATGGGGAATCAAAGGTGAGCATACGCTCATGGATAAAGTATATTTTGCCTTTACAGGAATGGACTTTGAAGCAGATATGCAAGAAATGTATGAGCAAGGGCTTACTGGTCTTGAAGCAGCTGCTCGTGAAGAAATAGGAAAATACAACGTTAATATAGATGGAATCACGCAATACAGTGGTGGCTTTTATCTATACAGGACTACTTCTGCCAAAGCTCCTTCTGTACCTACTATCATGTCTCAAAACTATAACGGCATCTCTACATTTATGTCAGAAAATAATATTGCAGTAACTGGGATGCCTTTTACTATTTACAATGAGACATTCCCTAATGGTGATGTTATTATGACAAATGCATTACCTGTGCGTGAGAAGATTATTGTAGCTGGAGATACAAACGTTTTTAGCGGATATATGCCTACAGTAACTGCGGTAAAAGTTACACTAGTGGGTAATTATATAAATCTGGGAGAGGCATGGAGCACTGCTATGAAACATGTGCAGGACAAAGGATATACACTTTCCAATGAAAAGCCTTTTGAGGTTTATGTGACAGATCCTCAAGATCATCCTAACCCAGCAGATTGGATTACAGAAATTTATGTGCCAATTGAAGATTTAAAATAA
- the crcB gene encoding fluoride efflux transporter CrcB produces the protein MKTLILVFIGGGTGSIARYLLGKFINDPSSGIPYGTFAANIIGSLLIGIILGWALKNNTLNSNTTLLLATGFCGGFTTFSTFAYENHVLLKSGDFMTFALYAIASFALGILAVFGGIELAKSF, from the coding sequence TTGAAAACTCTTATACTCGTTTTTATAGGTGGTGGTACTGGAAGTATTGCAAGATACCTTCTAGGGAAGTTTATAAATGATCCTAGTTCTGGTATACCTTACGGTACCTTTGCGGCAAACATTATAGGTAGCTTGCTGATAGGTATTATACTAGGATGGGCCCTTAAAAACAACACACTTAACAGTAACACTACATTATTACTAGCAACAGGTTTTTGTGGAGGTTTTACCACTTTCTCTACCTTTGCATATGAGAATCACGTACTTCTAAAATCTGGAGATTTTATGACATTTGCATTGTATGCCATTGCAAGTTTCGCTCTTGGTATTCTTGCAGTGTTTGGAGGTATTGAACTGGCAAAGAGTTTTTAA
- a CDS encoding YkgJ family cysteine cluster protein, giving the protein MEDFIKALPQLAKDKQNENKKFFAKLRSKPPKNLDYIMQELHEDEFERTDCLTCANCCKTTGPLFTDKDIQRISKHFRMKEFDFIKTYLRIDEEKDYVLQETPCTFLGADNYCSIYDVRPKACREFPHTDRKKFQQISKLTMENVKMCPAAFNIVEEMKKRIKV; this is encoded by the coding sequence ATGGAAGATTTTATTAAAGCCCTCCCGCAGCTGGCCAAAGATAAGCAGAATGAGAATAAAAAATTCTTTGCAAAGCTACGCAGTAAACCTCCAAAAAACTTGGACTACATCATGCAAGAATTGCACGAAGATGAGTTTGAAAGAACAGATTGTCTTACGTGTGCAAACTGTTGTAAGACAACGGGACCGCTCTTTACAGATAAGGATATCCAGCGTATATCAAAACACTTCCGCATGAAGGAATTTGACTTTATTAAAACGTATTTACGTATTGATGAAGAGAAGGATTACGTGCTACAAGAAACACCATGCACTTTTCTAGGAGCAGATAACTATTGTTCTATCTATGATGTGAGACCTAAGGCATGTAGAGAATTTCCACATACGGATAGAAAGAAATTTCAGCAAATTTCTAAGCTTACTATGGAAAACGTAAAGATGTGTCCAGCTGCTTTTAATATCGTAGAGGAGATGAAAAAGAGAATCAAAGTATAA
- a CDS encoding class I SAM-dependent methyltransferase: protein MAKEVDIFGAALQDFIDNKYTVDIVVHSSIAEDDIIPIPYLFRPFEEMPVIEQRALSLSKGTILDIGSGAGSHSLWLQEQGLDVTGIDISEGAVTLSRKRGLKNAVHSNILEHKDTYDTLLLLMNGTGIFERISKIDDYLKHLKTLLNKDGQILIDGSDIAFMFEDEDGGFWMDTHRDYYGEVTYSMSYKGEQSSSFDWLYLDYERLAWYAQKNELNCELILEGDHYEYLAKLTLT, encoded by the coding sequence ATGGCAAAAGAGGTAGATATTTTTGGGGCAGCCCTCCAAGATTTTATTGATAACAAGTACACAGTAGATATCGTAGTGCACTCCTCTATTGCAGAAGATGATATAATCCCTATTCCATATTTATTCAGGCCTTTTGAAGAAATGCCAGTGATAGAACAACGAGCATTATCACTTTCTAAGGGAACTATCCTCGACATAGGTAGTGGCGCGGGTAGTCATAGTTTGTGGTTACAAGAGCAAGGACTTGATGTTACTGGAATAGATATTAGTGAGGGAGCTGTTACGCTTTCGCGAAAGCGTGGTTTAAAAAATGCCGTGCACTCTAATATTTTAGAACATAAAGACACCTACGACACACTTTTATTACTCATGAATGGCACAGGGATTTTTGAGCGAATATCAAAAATAGACGATTACCTAAAGCACCTAAAAACATTACTCAATAAAGATGGGCAAATTCTTATAGACGGATCAGATATCGCATTTATGTTTGAGGACGAAGATGGCGGATTCTGGATGGATACACATCGTGACTACTATGGTGAGGTGACGTACTCAATGAGCTATAAAGGTGAGCAGAGCTCTAGCTTTGACTGGCTCTATCTAGACTATGAAAGACTTGCATGGTATGCACAAAAAAATGAGCTCAATTGTGAGCTCATTTTAGAAGGTGATCATTATGAATACCTAGCGAAACTTACGCTTACATAG
- a CDS encoding DUF2059 domain-containing protein yields the protein MMKKLYIALFLLTSLSGYAQEKTYHEEVLRYFQVNGTADQYSNATKGLFDLLKNQYASKNVPDAVWNELKTETPKQVDRILNMLVSAYRGSYNQEDIQNMLAFYETGAGRQMLTDKTALDYEQQKEVTVFYNTPTGQKILTVEPDIAQNIGEISEIWSRDLYRMMVDKLAEKGYTM from the coding sequence ATGATGAAAAAATTATATATAGCGTTATTTCTACTTACTTCTTTATCTGGATATGCACAAGAGAAAACATATCACGAAGAAGTTCTAAGGTATTTTCAAGTGAATGGCACTGCAGATCAGTATAGTAATGCCACAAAAGGTCTTTTTGATTTATTAAAAAATCAATACGCGAGCAAGAATGTTCCAGACGCTGTGTGGAACGAATTAAAGACAGAAACACCTAAACAAGTAGATCGCATCTTAAATATGCTGGTTTCTGCTTACAGAGGAAGCTATAATCAAGAGGACATTCAGAATATGCTTGCTTTTTATGAAACGGGTGCAGGACGTCAAATGCTTACAGATAAAACAGCATTAGATTATGAGCAACAGAAAGAAGTAACGGTATTTTATAATACACCTACAGGACAAAAGATCTTAACTGTAGAGCCAGATATTGCTCAGAACATAGGAGAAATATCAGAAATCTGGAGTAGAGATTTATACAGAATGATGGTAGATAAACTTGCCGAGAAAGGATATACTATGTAA
- a CDS encoding LysM peptidoglycan-binding domain-containing protein — protein MKKYITVIAIIVFSVFAKACSTPAATIASNTATVQKFVSHQVKAGETLKDIAYKFGITETEITKLNPDAREEVYEGLVLILPSTATADRKSDSVTQDNLKFKTHKVKRKETLYSISKKYGVSQEVIKRFNKSLYSEVLRKGDKLRIPVNYSENSVTDAVVNVPQTQVAYITHNVIAKETKYGIARKYGITIAELESTNPSLRDGLKIGDELKVPKANFAKSTIIDNDEYAFYEVQKGNTLYSLLRIFKLEADELIALNPALDEGLKEGMILKVPKGSPGSGTPTQAVAENQGNPDVTILEGEKGSLVNQLTDFSPKRVAIMLPFGVGRVNTGNTEVNENLLRDDRILRLSLDLYSGMLMAVQDAKKVGITTIVDTYDTSYNRKDGPATNARKVETIIQSNDFSSVNAVIGPLLGNNIDRASSLLNARKIPVISPRSNKVAGGNNIFVSRPEDNLLRKKMLSYLKANGSGKNIVVIADKKNSTTLSKIKAIFPNLKTVTPRSNDKGYFLYPGDIPAQLSSELENWVIVETNDVPLISSVTTSLNGQLGTMKVVMFTTDRGNAYDSDEIQHDHLKNLAFHFPSAEKEYKYSKAKAFIDSYETMYGVSPSESAIKGYDLMYDTLLRLAYSSDLYAAAATGVETDYVENKFKYSSRAKGGFSNSAVYLMKYTDTLELEEVPFVED, from the coding sequence ATGAAAAAATATATTACCGTAATTGCGATTATTGTTTTTAGCGTTTTCGCTAAAGCGTGCTCAACACCAGCAGCTACAATAGCTAGCAATACGGCAACTGTTCAAAAGTTTGTTTCTCACCAAGTGAAAGCTGGAGAAACTCTCAAGGACATAGCCTATAAGTTTGGCATTACCGAAACAGAAATTACTAAGCTCAATCCAGACGCTCGTGAGGAGGTTTACGAAGGATTGGTGTTAATTTTACCATCTACAGCAACTGCTGATAGAAAGTCAGATAGTGTTACTCAGGATAACCTAAAGTTTAAAACACACAAGGTGAAACGCAAGGAAACACTTTATAGCATCTCTAAAAAGTATGGTGTTTCTCAAGAAGTGATAAAACGTTTTAATAAGTCTTTATATAGCGAAGTGTTACGAAAAGGTGATAAACTTCGTATACCTGTCAACTATAGCGAAAATAGTGTTACAGATGCAGTAGTAAATGTGCCGCAAACGCAAGTAGCGTATATAACGCACAATGTAATTGCAAAAGAGACTAAATACGGTATCGCTAGAAAGTATGGAATTACTATAGCAGAGCTTGAGAGTACAAATCCATCACTTAGAGATGGACTTAAAATAGGCGATGAGCTTAAAGTTCCTAAAGCAAATTTTGCAAAAAGCACCATCATAGATAATGATGAATATGCCTTTTATGAAGTGCAAAAAGGAAACACTTTGTACAGTTTATTACGCATTTTTAAGCTAGAGGCAGATGAGTTAATCGCACTAAATCCAGCATTAGACGAAGGTCTTAAGGAAGGAATGATCCTCAAAGTGCCTAAGGGAAGTCCAGGTTCTGGTACCCCAACGCAAGCCGTTGCAGAAAACCAAGGAAATCCTGACGTTACTATTCTAGAAGGTGAAAAAGGATCTCTGGTTAATCAATTAACGGATTTCTCTCCTAAACGTGTAGCTATAATGCTTCCATTTGGTGTAGGCCGTGTAAATACGGGTAATACAGAGGTAAATGAAAATCTACTTAGAGATGATCGTATCCTTAGACTATCTCTAGATTTATATAGTGGAATGCTCATGGCAGTCCAAGATGCTAAAAAAGTAGGTATAACCACAATTGTTGACACCTATGATACATCATATAATCGTAAAGATGGCCCGGCAACAAATGCACGTAAAGTAGAAACCATTATTCAGTCTAATGATTTTTCAAGTGTTAATGCAGTAATAGGGCCACTTCTAGGTAATAACATAGATAGAGCGTCGTCACTACTTAACGCACGTAAGATACCAGTAATCTCACCTAGGTCTAACAAAGTAGCTGGTGGAAATAACATTTTTGTATCAAGACCAGAAGATAATCTTTTAAGAAAAAAAATGCTTTCTTATCTAAAAGCTAATGGATCAGGTAAAAACATTGTTGTAATAGCAGACAAGAAAAACAGTACTACATTATCAAAGATAAAGGCGATTTTTCCCAATTTAAAGACGGTAACACCTCGTTCTAATGATAAAGGATATTTCTTGTATCCAGGAGATATTCCAGCACAACTTTCTAGCGAACTAGAAAACTGGGTGATTGTAGAGACTAATGATGTTCCTTTGATTAGTAGTGTTACTACGAGTCTCAATGGACAATTAGGCACTATGAAAGTAGTAATGTTTACTACAGATAGGGGTAATGCTTATGATAGTGATGAGATACAACATGATCACCTAAAGAATCTTGCTTTTCATTTTCCATCTGCCGAGAAAGAATATAAGTACAGTAAAGCAAAAGCATTTATTGATAGTTATGAAACCATGTATGGAGTGAGTCCAAGCGAATCTGCAATAAAAGGATATGATTTGATGTATGACACTTTGCTACGCCTAGCATACTCATCAGATTTGTACGCAGCAGCAGCGACTGGTGTAGAGACAGACTATGTAGAAAACAAATTTAAGTATAGCTCTAGAGCTAAAGGAGGCTTTTCAAATAGCGCGGTGTATCTTATGAAATATACAGATACATTAGAACTTGAAGAAGTACCTTTTGTAGAAGACTAA
- the guaA gene encoding glutamine-hydrolyzing GMP synthase, with protein sequence MQNNVLILDFGSQYTQLIARRVRELNIYCEIKPFNNPPKDLSSYKAVILSGSPHSVRGEDAPHPDLSEIKGKKPLLGVCYGAQYLAHFYDGEVGQSNTREYGRAKLSVVDEGELFLEGVSVGSQVWMSHSDTIKKLPEGAKRIASTHDVENAGYKLEGEETYGIQFHPEVYHSTDGKQILENFLVKIAGVEQTWTPDAFVDTTVADLKAKLGDDRVILGLSGGVDSTVAATLLHKAIGRNLYCIFVNNGLLRKDEYTQVLKQYEGMGLNVKGVDASARFLEALEGESDPETKRKAIGRVFVEVFDDESKLVENAKWLGQGTIYPDVIESVSATGGPSATIKSHHNVGGLPDYMTLKVVEPLRMLFKDEVRRVGASMGLSPELLGRHPFPGPGLAIRILGDITAEKVRILQEVDHIFISGLRDWGLYDQVWQAGAMLLPVNSVGVMGDERTYEKCVALRAVESTDGMTADWVNLPYEFLQKVSNDIINKVKGVNRVVYDISSKPPATIEWE encoded by the coding sequence ATGCAAAATAACGTCCTCATATTAGACTTCGGGTCTCAATACACGCAGTTAATAGCACGTAGAGTGCGAGAATTAAATATATACTGCGAGATAAAACCATTTAATAATCCCCCAAAAGATCTTTCTTCTTACAAAGCTGTAATCCTCTCGGGATCGCCGCATTCTGTAAGAGGAGAAGATGCACCGCATCCAGATCTTTCAGAAATAAAAGGTAAAAAACCTCTTCTGGGAGTTTGTTACGGAGCGCAATACCTTGCTCACTTTTATGATGGTGAGGTAGGACAATCTAATACTCGTGAGTATGGACGAGCAAAACTCTCTGTAGTAGACGAAGGAGAACTTTTTTTAGAAGGTGTTTCTGTAGGAAGTCAGGTATGGATGAGTCATAGTGATACCATAAAGAAATTACCAGAAGGAGCAAAACGTATCGCATCTACACACGATGTAGAAAACGCTGGATACAAACTAGAGGGAGAAGAAACTTATGGGATACAGTTTCACCCAGAAGTATATCACTCTACAGACGGAAAGCAGATTTTAGAAAACTTCTTAGTGAAAATTGCAGGAGTTGAACAAACATGGACGCCTGATGCCTTTGTAGATACTACGGTTGCAGATCTAAAAGCAAAGCTAGGTGATGATCGCGTTATTCTAGGACTCTCTGGTGGTGTTGATAGCACAGTAGCCGCTACATTACTTCATAAAGCTATAGGAAGAAATCTTTACTGCATTTTTGTAAATAATGGATTGTTACGTAAGGACGAGTATACGCAAGTGCTTAAACAGTACGAAGGTATGGGTCTTAATGTAAAAGGTGTAGATGCTTCGGCACGTTTCTTGGAAGCCCTAGAAGGTGAGAGTGATCCAGAGACTAAGCGTAAAGCTATAGGACGCGTTTTTGTAGAAGTATTTGATGACGAAAGTAAACTTGTAGAAAATGCAAAGTGGCTTGGTCAAGGTACTATCTACCCAGACGTTATTGAATCTGTAAGTGCAACAGGAGGACCAAGTGCAACTATAAAATCTCACCACAATGTGGGAGGATTACCAGATTATATGACGCTTAAGGTTGTAGAGCCTTTGAGAATGTTATTTAAAGACGAAGTTCGTAGAGTAGGAGCGAGTATGGGATTATCACCTGAGTTACTAGGTAGACATCCATTCCCTGGTCCTGGACTTGCGATTAGAATTCTAGGTGATATTACTGCCGAGAAAGTGCGCATTTTACAAGAAGTAGATCATATATTTATAAGTGGTCTTCGCGATTGGGGATTATACGATCAAGTATGGCAAGCAGGAGCGATGTTATTACCTGTAAACTCTGTTGGAGTGATGGGTGATGAGCGCACTTATGAAAAATGCGTTGCACTTAGAGCTGTGGAGAGTACAGATGGAATGACCGCAGATTGGGTAAATCTTCCGTATGAATTTTTACAAAAAGTATCTAACGATATAATTAATAAGGTAAAAGGCGTTAATAGAGTAGTCTATGATATAAGTTCTAAGCCACCCGCTACAATTGAGTGGGAATAA
- a CDS encoding Lrp/AsnC family transcriptional regulator, which yields MVDALNNRILKCLQENARQSNTAIATQVGISSPAVGERIRKMEDAGIILGYKAEVSEEALGYQLKAIITIRAFMGKLKPFLENVKGWEEVVNCYRITGNENIVMEVVLRNQKHLEQFIDRVISYGESKTQIVLSHVVAQNPILK from the coding sequence ATGGTAGATGCACTTAATAATCGTATTTTAAAATGTTTGCAAGAAAATGCGAGACAGTCTAATACTGCAATTGCTACACAAGTAGGAATAAGTTCGCCAGCTGTAGGAGAGCGCATAAGAAAGATGGAAGATGCAGGGATAATACTAGGTTATAAGGCAGAAGTCTCTGAGGAGGCTTTGGGGTATCAACTCAAAGCAATTATTACGATAAGAGCTTTTATGGGGAAGTTGAAACCTTTTTTAGAAAACGTAAAAGGATGGGAAGAGGTAGTGAATTGCTATCGTATTACAGGTAATGAAAATATTGTGATGGAAGTCGTGTTGCGTAATCAAAAACACCTTGAGCAATTTATAGATAGAGTGATATCGTACGGGGAGTCAAAAACGCAAATAGTGCTTTCTCACGTAGTTGCTCAAAATCCTATTCTTAAATAG
- a CDS encoding lmo0937 family membrane protein has product MRDIISLIVVLLIVGWLVGYFGFGDAVGSLIHILLVLAVVGILYRLATGKKL; this is encoded by the coding sequence ATGAGAGATATTATATCCCTAATTGTAGTTCTCCTAATTGTAGGCTGGCTCGTAGGATACTTTGGATTTGGAGATGCAGTAGGAAGTTTAATTCACATTTTACTTGTATTGGCCGTAGTAGGCATTCTCTACAGGCTAGCAACCGGAAAAAAGTTATAA
- a CDS encoding cupredoxin domain-containing protein: protein MKKIISIFVLILTVSFSAQAQDKRMKESSNKVIALEQTKGEFTQKQIVVSEGTYTFSIANNNVGTDVGFVLVPKGKDISNPENHIKTAYVTAVVPNNTTGTSNVTKLAKGEYVYFCPLNKTSTDNVLVVQ, encoded by the coding sequence ATGAAAAAAATAATTTCAATTTTCGTACTTATCTTAACGGTTTCTTTTTCTGCACAGGCGCAAGATAAAAGGATGAAGGAGAGCTCAAACAAAGTAATCGCATTAGAGCAAACTAAAGGAGAGTTTACTCAAAAGCAAATAGTAGTAAGTGAAGGAACTTACACGTTTTCAATTGCAAATAACAATGTAGGTACAGATGTAGGTTTTGTGTTAGTACCTAAAGGAAAAGATATTTCTAATCCAGAAAATCACATCAAAACTGCTTATGTAACTGCAGTAGTACCTAACAACACAACAGGAACCTCAAACGTTACAAAACTTGCTAAAGGTGAGTATGTTTACTTCTGCCCACTTAACAAGACATCTACAGACAACGTTCTTGTAGTACAGTAA